A genomic stretch from Chitinophaga lutea includes:
- a CDS encoding alpha/beta hydrolase — MPYKKILRRTAWSVLILFVLVNLFAGFHAYKFTHFSDTKAPRTDPRKLSVTGKLKTIFFGVDNPRPVTRRKPDRPYQTIHLQSNYRIECWLLKTPEGRGTVALFHGYSGEKSSLLEKAYAFTEMGYNAVLVDFMGSGGSGGNHTTIGYKESQDVKTVYDYLSAQGEKNIYLFGSSLGAAAVLKALHDDALRPRGIIIECPFATLYDATCARFRAVGVPGFPLAGFVVFWGGVENGFWGFSHRPVRYAEDVKVPALMFYGEKDERVPRPEIDAIYAALAGSKKLVTFPEAGHSNYFAKYRYEWVTASRRFLLEH; from the coding sequence ATGCCGTACAAAAAAATACTCAGGCGCACCGCCTGGTCAGTCCTTATCCTGTTTGTCCTGGTCAATTTATTTGCCGGCTTCCACGCGTATAAATTCACGCATTTCAGCGACACGAAAGCGCCTCGTACGGATCCGAGAAAATTGTCGGTGACGGGAAAACTGAAAACCATCTTTTTCGGGGTCGATAATCCCCGGCCTGTCACCCGGCGGAAACCCGACCGCCCTTACCAGACCATTCACCTGCAAAGCAATTACCGCATCGAATGCTGGCTCCTGAAAACACCCGAAGGGCGTGGTACTGTGGCGCTCTTCCATGGGTACAGCGGCGAAAAATCGTCCCTGCTGGAGAAAGCCTATGCCTTTACGGAGATGGGTTATAATGCCGTGCTGGTGGATTTTATGGGTTCCGGCGGCTCCGGTGGCAACCATACCACCATCGGCTATAAAGAATCACAGGACGTTAAAACGGTTTATGACTACCTGTCGGCGCAGGGCGAAAAAAACATTTACCTGTTCGGCTCTTCGCTGGGTGCGGCGGCAGTGCTCAAGGCGCTGCACGATGACGCGCTCCGGCCGCGGGGCATCATCATCGAATGCCCCTTCGCCACGCTTTACGATGCCACCTGCGCCCGTTTCAGGGCTGTTGGCGTGCCGGGTTTCCCGTTGGCCGGTTTCGTCGTGTTCTGGGGTGGTGTGGAAAATGGTTTCTGGGGATTTTCCCATCGCCCGGTGCGCTATGCTGAAGATGTGAAAGTGCCCGCACTGATGTTCTACGGCGAAAAGGACGAAAGGGTGCCGCGCCCGGAAATCGACGCGATATACGCTGCGCTGGCCGGCAGCAAAAAACTGGTTACCTTTCCGGAGGCCGGGCATTCCAATTACTTCGCGAAATACCGGTATGAATGGGTAACGGCTTCCCGCCGGTTTCTGCTGGAGCACTAA
- a CDS encoding TfoX/Sxy family protein, translating into MALNEKLNARVRELIAAAESKVEEKKMFSGLCFMVHDKMCVCVRDSHIMVRLDPVAAEAAVELPGAAQMVMNGRVMKGYVFVDEEVLRTKKQLAYWVDQALAFNQFAKSSKKKKK; encoded by the coding sequence ATGGCGTTAAATGAAAAACTCAATGCAAGAGTCAGGGAATTAATTGCGGCGGCTGAAAGTAAAGTGGAAGAAAAAAAGATGTTCAGCGGGCTCTGTTTTATGGTGCACGACAAAATGTGCGTATGCGTGCGCGACAGTCATATCATGGTGCGCCTCGACCCTGTAGCGGCCGAAGCAGCCGTGGAACTGCCGGGTGCGGCCCAGATGGTGATGAATGGCAGGGTGATGAAAGGGTATGTGTTTGTGGACGAGGAAGTGCTGCGCACCAAAAAACAACTGGCGTACTGGGTAGACCAGGCGCTGGCATTCAATCAATTTGCCAAATCATCTAAGAAAAAGAAGAAATAG
- a CDS encoding bestrophin family protein → MLLRDKLSLVEVFRITWKLDFMIILVCSLAYFADTYWLKRHISIPVSVTGVLGTALAFFIGFNNNQAYDRWWEGRKIWGAIVNDSRSWARNLLNYCDNGKAGEVPHIARRMIFRHIAFLHALKANLRKTGDLYYEGYLSKKEAEDVSNSHNIPNAILNIQAADLQQLRELGAVDGFCFRDLNALLTQQCDHMGAAERIRNTVFPPSYLFFTRVFIWFFVILNTFMLAESIGYWSVVFGWAVGFVFHVTHQNGISIMNPFEQNPMSLPLDSISRTIEINLLEMLGHQPLPSPVEPVGKHYLL, encoded by the coding sequence ATGCTGCTACGCGATAAGCTCTCATTGGTGGAGGTGTTTAGAATTACGTGGAAGCTAGACTTCATGATCATCCTGGTATGCTCCCTGGCATATTTTGCAGACACTTACTGGCTCAAGCGCCATATTTCCATCCCCGTGAGCGTCACCGGCGTACTGGGTACCGCCCTGGCTTTTTTTATCGGCTTTAACAATAACCAGGCGTACGACAGGTGGTGGGAAGGCCGCAAAATATGGGGCGCCATCGTCAACGATTCCCGCTCCTGGGCCCGTAACCTGCTGAACTACTGCGATAACGGCAAGGCCGGCGAAGTACCACACATCGCCCGCCGGATGATTTTCCGCCACATTGCGTTCCTGCACGCCCTCAAAGCGAACCTCCGTAAAACAGGCGACCTGTATTACGAGGGCTACCTGAGTAAAAAAGAGGCGGAAGACGTAAGCAACAGCCACAACATACCGAACGCCATCCTCAACATCCAGGCCGCCGACCTGCAGCAGCTGCGCGAGCTGGGCGCGGTAGACGGCTTCTGTTTCCGCGACCTCAATGCACTGCTCACCCAGCAGTGCGATCACATGGGCGCGGCGGAGCGCATCCGCAACACCGTTTTTCCCCCGAGCTACCTCTTTTTCACCCGGGTTTTCATCTGGTTCTTCGTGATACTCAATACGTTCATGCTGGCCGAGTCCATCGGCTACTGGTCGGTCGTCTTCGGCTGGGCCGTGGGCTTTGTGTTTCACGTCACCCACCAGAACGGCATCAGCATTATGAATCCCTTCGAACAGAACCCCATGTCGCTGCCGCTGGACAGCATCAGCCGTACGATAGAAATCAACCTGCTGGAGATGTTGGGGCACCAGCCGCTACCATCGCCGGTGGAGCCGGTAGGCAAGCACTATTTACTTTAA
- a CDS encoding alkaline phosphatase: MFKYLLTLCCLTAWLLPAGAQYTTGNAHSHNDYLQARPFSLAFEKGYGSIEADVFERSGELYVAHTAAEIDTARTLRRLYLQPLQQMLEEKKGVFGESKQVLQILIDFKTAGVPTMQALLQQLQAFPALTAHPRVQLVISGSRPDVSLWSSYPPYIYFDGLPSVQYTAEQLQRIPLFSDNFRNYTQWNGKGALVKEDKAKIDAVLGKVHGLQKKFRFWATPDEVNAWKTMINLGVDYINTDKVDELANYLQRRVQAQYQATAPHAVYMPKYRNNDGNTRVKNVILLIGDGMGLAQTYAGYTANFGNLNLFQLLNIGFSKTSSSNSYITDSAAGGTAMASGKKTNNRYIGMDATGVHHPAIPDLIAPLKMASGLISSGDITDATPAAFYGHVKDRSMSKEIAQDFLKSPVNLMIGAGGKHFTAISEQLQAKGYRYATQLSALDTIRGNRYLVLADSAALTMQKGRGDFLQRSLKKALQTLAPQKEGFFLMLEAAQIDWGGHANSVPYLTTEMLDFDRTIGAALEFADSNGETLVIVTADHETGGLSLLDGSISKGYVDGAFSTTDHSGIMVPVFAYGPRSMSFRGVYENTAIFEKIMQAIRQSRSK, encoded by the coding sequence ATGTTCAAATACCTTCTGACGCTCTGTTGCCTGACCGCCTGGCTGCTGCCGGCCGGCGCGCAATACACCACCGGCAATGCCCACTCTCACAACGACTACCTCCAGGCCAGGCCTTTCAGCCTTGCTTTCGAAAAAGGCTACGGCTCCATAGAGGCGGACGTTTTTGAAAGGAGCGGCGAACTGTATGTGGCCCACACGGCAGCCGAAATCGACACGGCCCGCACCCTGCGCCGGTTGTACCTGCAGCCGCTACAGCAGATGCTCGAAGAGAAAAAGGGCGTGTTCGGCGAATCGAAACAGGTGCTCCAAATCCTCATCGATTTTAAAACCGCAGGTGTGCCCACCATGCAGGCACTCCTGCAACAGCTGCAGGCTTTTCCCGCTCTCACCGCGCACCCACGGGTGCAACTGGTGATCAGCGGCAGCCGGCCCGACGTTTCCCTCTGGAGCTCCTATCCTCCCTATATCTATTTCGACGGTTTACCCTCCGTACAATACACTGCGGAGCAATTGCAGCGCATCCCGCTGTTCAGCGACAACTTCAGGAACTACACCCAGTGGAATGGCAAAGGCGCCCTGGTGAAAGAAGACAAGGCCAAAATAGACGCCGTGCTCGGGAAGGTGCATGGCCTGCAAAAGAAGTTCCGCTTCTGGGCCACACCGGATGAGGTGAATGCCTGGAAAACCATGATCAACCTGGGAGTAGATTATATCAACACTGACAAAGTGGATGAGCTGGCTAACTACCTGCAGCGCCGCGTACAGGCACAATACCAGGCCACCGCACCGCACGCCGTGTACATGCCCAAGTACCGCAACAACGACGGCAACACCAGAGTAAAAAATGTCATCCTGCTCATCGGCGACGGCATGGGCCTCGCCCAGACCTACGCCGGATACACCGCCAACTTCGGCAACCTCAACCTGTTCCAGCTGCTGAACATCGGGTTTTCAAAAACCTCCTCGTCCAACAGCTACATCACAGACTCCGCGGCTGGCGGCACGGCCATGGCATCCGGCAAAAAAACCAATAACCGCTACATCGGCATGGATGCTACCGGCGTACACCATCCTGCCATACCCGACCTCATTGCCCCGCTGAAGATGGCCAGCGGCCTCATCAGTTCCGGCGACATCACCGATGCCACCCCCGCCGCGTTTTACGGGCACGTGAAAGATCGCAGCATGTCCAAAGAAATTGCGCAGGATTTTTTGAAGAGCCCCGTGAACCTGATGATCGGCGCCGGCGGCAAACACTTCACCGCCATCAGCGAACAGCTGCAGGCGAAAGGTTACCGCTATGCCACGCAGCTCTCCGCGCTCGACACCATTCGCGGCAACCGTTACCTGGTACTGGCCGACAGCGCCGCGCTGACCATGCAGAAAGGCCGTGGTGATTTTTTACAGCGCTCGCTGAAGAAAGCGCTGCAAACGCTCGCGCCGCAGAAAGAAGGATTTTTCCTGATGCTGGAAGCGGCACAGATCGACTGGGGTGGTCACGCCAACTCAGTGCCTTACCTCACTACGGAGATGCTTGATTTTGACCGCACCATCGGCGCCGCGCTGGAGTTTGCGGACAGTAACGGGGAAACGCTGGTGATCGTCACCGCCGATCATGAAACCGGCGGCCTCAGCCTGCTCGACGGCAGTATCAGCAAGGGGTATGTAGATGGCGCCTTCAGCACCACCGATCACTCCGGTATCATGGTGCCCGTGTTCGCGTATGGCCCCCGCTCCATGAGCTTCAGAGGCGTTTATGAGAACACCGCCATTTTTGAAAAGATCATGCAGGCTATCCGGCAGAGCCGCTCAAAATAG
- a CDS encoding winged helix-turn-helix domain-containing protein — protein sequence MKAHNFIQDTQVAAAMLNPLRIRILEELREPNSAASLSRVLNLPRQQLNYHLKELEKNELVELVEERRKGNCTERILRATSRSYMVVLNTAEVDPAAVQDKFSSAYLVSAASQLIQDVAALQTGAQKAKKKLPTFTMQTEVRFSSPDQLQAFTEELAKTISKLAGKYHTDKDPDGRAYQFHLFSHPVLKKPQHEK from the coding sequence ATGAAAGCGCACAACTTTATCCAGGACACGCAGGTGGCTGCGGCCATGCTGAATCCCCTGCGCATCCGTATCCTGGAGGAACTCCGGGAGCCCAACTCCGCAGCCAGCCTGTCGCGGGTACTGAACCTGCCCCGGCAGCAACTCAATTATCACCTGAAAGAGCTGGAGAAAAACGAACTGGTAGAGCTTGTGGAGGAACGGCGGAAAGGGAACTGTACGGAACGCATCCTGCGCGCAACATCGCGTTCGTACATGGTGGTGCTGAACACGGCGGAGGTAGATCCGGCTGCGGTGCAGGATAAATTTTCGTCGGCTTACCTCGTGTCTGCTGCCTCGCAACTGATACAGGATGTTGCGGCTCTACAGACCGGCGCACAAAAAGCGAAGAAAAAACTGCCCACGTTCACCATGCAGACGGAAGTCCGTTTTTCGAGTCCCGATCAACTGCAGGCGTTTACGGAAGAGCTGGCCAAAACCATCAGCAAACTGGCAGGTAAATATCATACGGATAAAGACCCGGATGGAAGAGCGTATCAGTTTCACCTGTTCTCACACCCGGTGCTGAAAAAGCCGCAGCATGAAAAATAG
- a CDS encoding Crp/Fnr family transcriptional regulator yields MLSSLITHIRRFVPLSDEEAATLEQFIEVRELKKKAFLLKEKQVCTANYFIIRGCCRSYFMTEKETEQVHLFAIEDWWITDYHSLEGRTPSQFFIQAVEPVTVAVLPRAVQDELFRQLPQLEKYFRIVLEKALAAAHLRVKYIFSQSGEERYEHFSTSFPDFVQRVPQYMLASYLGFTPEFLSKIRAKRIS; encoded by the coding sequence ATGCTTTCTTCTCTCATTACACATATACGCCGATTTGTACCGCTCAGTGATGAGGAAGCGGCCACGCTGGAACAATTCATCGAAGTGCGCGAACTAAAGAAAAAAGCGTTCCTGCTAAAAGAAAAACAGGTGTGTACGGCCAATTATTTTATCATCAGAGGCTGCTGCCGGTCCTATTTTATGACGGAAAAAGAAACGGAGCAGGTGCACCTGTTTGCGATCGAAGACTGGTGGATAACCGATTATCACAGCCTCGAAGGGCGAACGCCTTCGCAGTTTTTCATACAGGCGGTGGAGCCGGTTACCGTGGCAGTGCTGCCGCGGGCCGTGCAGGATGAGTTGTTCAGGCAGCTGCCGCAACTGGAAAAATATTTCCGCATCGTGCTGGAGAAGGCGCTTGCCGCCGCGCACCTGCGGGTGAAATACATCTTCTCGCAATCCGGAGAAGAACGGTACGAACATTTCAGCACATCCTTCCCGGATTTCGTGCAGCGTGTGCCGCAATACATGTTGGCCTCGTACCTGGGCTTCACACCCGAATTTCTCAGCAAGATCAGGGCGAAACGGATTTCTTGA
- a CDS encoding carboxymuconolactone decarboxylase family protein: MSDRIRIKKASPDAYKAMMALESYLSTTRISPLHHELIRIRAAQINGCAYCVNIHTKDARKLGETEQRLYALSVWEETPFFTEEERAILALTEEVTLIHNKVSDEVYERAAKLFDEEYLAQLIMAIITINAWTRIGVSTRMSPE, from the coding sequence ATGTCTGACAGAATCCGTATCAAAAAAGCATCTCCGGATGCATACAAAGCCATGATGGCACTGGAATCATATCTCTCCACCACGCGCATCAGCCCGCTGCATCACGAATTGATCCGCATCCGCGCCGCCCAGATCAACGGCTGTGCATATTGCGTTAACATCCACACGAAAGATGCCCGCAAACTGGGCGAAACGGAACAGCGCCTGTATGCCCTGAGCGTTTGGGAAGAAACGCCCTTTTTTACCGAAGAAGAACGTGCCATCCTGGCGCTTACGGAAGAAGTGACCCTCATTCACAACAAGGTTTCCGACGAGGTGTACGAACGCGCCGCAAAGCTGTTCGACGAAGAATACCTGGCACAGCTGATCATGGCCATCATCACCATCAACGCCTGGACCCGCATCGGTGTTTCCACGCGCATGAGCCCGGAATAA
- a CDS encoding helix-turn-helix domain-containing protein, whose protein sequence is MNFQVLPEMEPFTSTSEVLPEKYSNYRIEGTKVHYTEGPFGAFFKQEVVDTDWIIGWLNFDIKKKTDLFPITRDPLLALYIGLEGNIPCDLQGSADKLMLPEKRMGFYYVPPNGFNQAQFEPFHYTSLYISFSHSFIRRFRNKYESFQPLLDVPLQQFHDYQQAFGTLAARQEEQERYNELGGMIDKQQNQEDAGKQGQLLPLGSEHTDIIRQMQGYDQNPAWLSSYLYGQIWLMIVSYFNKMTERAQLSKDLLDAVDFIQMNYAALNKKSQPITPTDVCGALKADPRDLNRLFNDRFGQNMREYLTNYRYSEAKFRLRRTDNKLNVIAEETGLSGASHLTKLIRAEHGMTPAEYRIRFRGY, encoded by the coding sequence ATGAATTTTCAGGTTCTACCGGAGATGGAACCGTTTACGAGCACTTCCGAGGTACTGCCTGAAAAGTACAGTAACTACAGAATCGAGGGCACCAAAGTACATTATACTGAGGGGCCTTTCGGCGCATTCTTCAAACAGGAGGTGGTGGATACAGACTGGATAATCGGCTGGCTGAATTTCGATATCAAAAAGAAAACAGACCTGTTCCCTATCACCCGTGACCCGCTGCTGGCACTCTACATCGGCCTGGAAGGGAATATTCCATGCGACCTGCAGGGCTCGGCAGACAAACTGATGCTCCCAGAGAAAAGGATGGGGTTTTATTATGTGCCGCCCAACGGGTTTAACCAGGCGCAGTTCGAACCGTTTCACTACACCTCGTTGTATATTTCGTTTTCGCATTCGTTCATCAGGCGTTTCCGGAACAAATATGAGTCGTTCCAACCGCTGCTGGACGTTCCGCTGCAACAGTTCCACGACTATCAACAGGCCTTCGGTACCCTGGCCGCGCGGCAGGAAGAGCAGGAAAGGTATAATGAACTGGGCGGCATGATCGACAAACAGCAGAACCAGGAAGATGCGGGCAAACAGGGGCAGTTGCTCCCGCTGGGCAGCGAGCATACCGACATCATCCGGCAGATGCAGGGGTACGACCAGAACCCCGCCTGGCTCTCTTCGTACCTGTACGGACAGATCTGGCTGATGATCGTGAGTTACTTCAACAAAATGACGGAACGCGCCCAGTTGTCGAAAGACCTGCTGGATGCGGTGGATTTTATCCAGATGAACTATGCCGCGCTTAATAAAAAGAGCCAGCCCATCACGCCCACGGACGTATGCGGCGCGCTGAAAGCAGACCCCAGGGACCTGAACAGGCTGTTCAACGACCGGTTCGGGCAGAATATGCGCGAATACCTGACCAACTACCGCTATTCGGAGGCCAAATTCCGCCTTCGCCGCACCGATAACAAATTGAATGTCATTGCCGAAGAAACCGGTCTGTCCGGCGCCTCCCACCTCACCAAACTCATCCGGGCCGAGCACGGCATGACCCCGGCCGAATACCGGATCCGGTTCCGGGGTTATTGA
- a CDS encoding SRPBCC family protein, which yields MKNTDRSVHATREINAPVEAVWKALTDAQELERWFPLKASVNNGRIDLSWGGGVDWQMEIEEQQQNKYLRLGYNQDHHRMVSDVPRRLAVEFFLEAKDGKTLLRIVHAGFGGESGWDEIYDGVRRGWDTESLSLQHYLEHHAGKDRVVALAQINIKLPLQQVWNTLTKEGVSVKGDRYVYATPLGEVYEGQLVYLNPPQDLCGTLESLNNAMFRLTAERFMPDAGITIWVWIGAYGVPEAEVKALEQRWEQKLNELF from the coding sequence ATGAAAAACACAGACAGATCCGTACATGCAACCAGAGAAATCAACGCGCCCGTTGAAGCGGTCTGGAAAGCGCTGACGGATGCCCAAGAACTGGAACGCTGGTTTCCCCTGAAAGCCAGCGTCAACAACGGCCGGATCGATCTTTCGTGGGGCGGTGGCGTGGACTGGCAGATGGAAATTGAAGAACAACAACAAAACAAATATCTGCGGCTGGGTTACAACCAGGACCATCACCGGATGGTGTCCGATGTACCGCGCAGGCTGGCCGTGGAATTTTTCCTGGAAGCAAAGGATGGCAAAACGCTGCTCCGCATCGTGCATGCCGGTTTCGGGGGCGAAAGCGGCTGGGATGAAATTTACGATGGCGTACGCCGCGGCTGGGATACGGAGTCGCTCAGCCTCCAGCACTACCTCGAGCATCACGCGGGAAAAGACCGGGTGGTGGCGCTGGCGCAAATCAATATCAAACTGCCGCTGCAGCAGGTATGGAACACGCTAACGAAAGAAGGGGTGTCGGTGAAGGGAGACCGGTACGTGTATGCCACGCCGTTAGGTGAGGTGTACGAAGGCCAGCTGGTATATCTCAACCCGCCGCAGGATCTCTGCGGCACCCTGGAGTCCCTCAACAATGCCATGTTCCGGCTCACCGCCGAACGTTTTATGCCGGATGCGGGTATCACGATATGGGTATGGATCGGCGCCTATGGCGTGCCCGAAGCGGAGGTGAAAGCACTGGAACAGCGCTGGGAGCAAAAACTGAATGAACTATTTTGA
- a CDS encoding dienelactone hydrolase family protein codes for MDQRIINLFDEYTHKPLNREDFIKRLVKLTGTMAAAMAVLPLLESNYAKAASAPLPDDLSEEEVSYPGDGVTMKGLLVKPKAAGKYGAVVVIHENRGLTPHIKDVTRRVARAGYLALGVDALSVFGGTPANEDEGRTLIGKLDMPQNLRNYLKSLEYLKSRPDCNGKTGCVGFCWGGAMANQLAVLDPELKAAVAYYGRQADAADVPKIKARLLLHYGEMDERVNAGIPTYEAALKAAGIKYELYIYKGAQHAFNNDASPARYNEAAAKLAWERTLKLFKETLS; via the coding sequence ATGGACCAACGCATTATTAACCTCTTTGATGAGTATACCCACAAACCGCTTAATCGCGAAGATTTTATCAAACGCCTTGTAAAGCTCACCGGCACAATGGCTGCCGCCATGGCGGTGCTGCCGCTGCTGGAGTCGAATTACGCGAAGGCCGCTTCGGCGCCGCTCCCCGACGATCTGTCGGAGGAAGAAGTGTCGTACCCCGGCGACGGCGTTACGATGAAAGGGCTGCTGGTGAAACCGAAGGCGGCAGGTAAATATGGCGCAGTGGTGGTGATACATGAAAACCGCGGGCTGACGCCCCACATCAAAGACGTTACACGCCGCGTAGCCAGGGCCGGTTACCTGGCGCTAGGCGTGGATGCGTTGTCTGTTTTCGGCGGTACGCCCGCCAATGAAGACGAAGGCAGAACTTTAATCGGCAAACTCGATATGCCGCAGAACCTGCGGAACTATCTCAAATCGCTGGAGTACCTCAAAAGCAGGCCCGACTGTAATGGGAAAACCGGTTGTGTCGGATTCTGCTGGGGTGGGGCCATGGCCAACCAGCTGGCCGTTCTTGATCCCGAACTGAAAGCCGCCGTGGCATATTACGGCCGCCAGGCTGATGCTGCGGATGTACCGAAAATAAAAGCCCGGCTGCTGCTGCACTACGGTGAAATGGATGAAAGGGTGAACGCCGGTATTCCCACTTATGAAGCAGCGTTGAAAGCCGCCGGCATAAAATACGAATTGTACATTTACAAGGGCGCCCAGCACGCTTTCAATAACGATGCATCGCCCGCTCGCTACAACGAAGCTGCGGCGAAACTCGCGTGGGAACGTACGCTGAAATTATTTAAGGAAACATTGAGTTGA
- a CDS encoding glycoside hydrolase family 71/99-like protein, whose translation MRLSVFLLTVLIISISCAKKTGGTVVGLPLGRDTVFDETGCLYTSYSKLVMAGYQGWFAAEGDGSGRGWYHLQNGRCGGFKPGCSSVDFYPDMQAYPQQYKTAFQYPDGSPVHMYSPFDESAVDLHFKWMRDYGIDGVFMQRFVVEIKESNPKGKRHFNKVLENALKAARKYSRAICVMYDLTGCTPADVAYVEKDWAELQQLFRLFDNTAHPSYLRHNKKPLVSIWGVGFNDNRKYTIADAARLIARLKGDNNRVSVMLGVPYYWRTLAKDTENSPALHELAKRCDIVMPWAVGRYSSGNYDAVAEATLAGDVAWCNTHRVSYVPLVFPGFSWGNLKNDPSLYNSIPRLKGDFLWQQVAGVRQAGAQALYVAMFDEIDEGTAIYKCAREAEMPLHGDKKFVGIENELGSDYYLWLTGQAGRWLRGAPGFGVQKPVR comes from the coding sequence ATGCGTTTATCTGTTTTCCTGTTGACCGTTTTAATCATTTCCATCAGCTGCGCGAAAAAGACGGGCGGAACGGTGGTGGGGTTGCCCCTCGGGCGCGACACGGTATTTGATGAAACCGGTTGTTTGTACACCTCTTATTCCAAACTGGTGATGGCCGGGTACCAGGGCTGGTTTGCGGCAGAGGGCGACGGCTCCGGGCGCGGCTGGTATCATCTGCAGAACGGCCGCTGTGGTGGTTTCAAGCCAGGCTGTTCATCGGTGGATTTTTACCCAGACATGCAGGCGTACCCGCAGCAGTATAAAACCGCCTTCCAGTACCCGGATGGCTCGCCTGTGCACATGTATAGCCCGTTCGACGAGTCGGCCGTTGACCTGCATTTTAAATGGATGCGCGACTACGGTATAGACGGGGTATTCATGCAGCGCTTCGTGGTGGAAATAAAAGAAAGCAACCCCAAAGGGAAACGGCATTTCAACAAAGTGCTCGAAAACGCCCTGAAAGCGGCCCGGAAGTACTCCCGCGCCATCTGCGTGATGTACGACCTGACCGGCTGCACCCCGGCGGACGTGGCTTACGTGGAAAAGGACTGGGCCGAGCTGCAGCAGCTATTCCGGCTTTTCGACAATACAGCACATCCCTCGTACCTGCGCCACAATAAAAAACCGCTGGTAAGCATCTGGGGGGTGGGTTTTAACGACAACCGGAAATATACGATCGCCGATGCCGCCCGCCTGATCGCCCGCCTGAAGGGCGATAACAACCGGGTATCGGTGATGCTCGGTGTGCCGTATTACTGGCGCACGCTGGCGAAAGACACGGAGAATTCCCCGGCGCTGCACGAACTTGCCAAGCGCTGCGACATCGTGATGCCCTGGGCCGTAGGCCGTTACAGCAGCGGGAATTATGACGCCGTGGCGGAAGCCACGCTCGCCGGCGACGTGGCCTGGTGTAATACCCACCGGGTGAGTTATGTGCCGCTGGTGTTCCCCGGCTTCAGCTGGGGCAACTTGAAAAACGACCCCTCGCTGTATAACTCCATTCCGCGGCTGAAGGGGGATTTTTTATGGCAGCAGGTGGCGGGCGTAAGGCAGGCAGGCGCACAGGCGCTTTACGTGGCCATGTTTGATGAAATCGACGAAGGCACCGCCATTTATAAATGCGCCCGCGAGGCCGAGATGCCGCTCCATGGCGACAAAAAATTCGTAGGCATCGAAAACGAACTGGGCTCCGACTACTACCTGTGGCTCACCGGCCAGGCGGGGCGCTGGTTAAGGGGAGCGCCTGGTTTCGGAGTACAAAAACCGGTGCGGTAG